aatgtaatatgtactgtctgacaataaaatacattactttttaataatgtttttaaatgtgtgtagttatacATATGTACACATAGGACCACTAAGCACTATTCTGTCGATCGTTTAGTTtcgacattgttttataacttttaaacgacggacttaaataaattatatttaaaaaaatgcctagaattataatataatatattcagagccagtttaaggatccgcggggccagtagcacaaataacagcggggccccaattcccaagatatatattttgcaaccccctcggggagagcggaaaaatgacctggggaaaataaatgtacacaatgcCTCACCGCAGGACCCCCTGAACCGCGGgacccgtagcacgtgctacatatGCTACTACAATAAACcggtaagaagaaaagtaaaatgctatttttgtgtgcaatttagaaaacaatcggttcagaaataaataacttgtagtaaattccatagcatgaaaaaaggcatttccCGTGGAACGGACTATAAATATGAATTGCTTCCGTACAAACTAACAAATATGCCCGAAGTTTTACGAAATTACGTTTTCCAACGAAAGTGTCGTGTAAATCGGTTATGCTTACGAATTGtaataagtattatttaaaaatatcgaAATTGAATATACTagaaatcttattatataatcaacattctaaaatagttttagtactgtttatttttatatttcaaattaaatttcacTGTGTAAAGTGACACGGGTAAACGGTCACATGCTTTGTTGCAAGCTTACGGCAATTAAGCGTAGCTTCCGAGAATGAACGGTTCTGGAAGTGTTTAGGCATACGAAAGTTGGCATACAAAAACACAAtgcgtatattattaatattgaattttaaaactaccaaaaagatttataatggtgcttgaaccagaaatacaacttttgaaggttatttttaaaaaattgcaaattCCGTTTCAGTTACTAAATTCCACAATTCCATCCGTTGTTTTCGTGATCGCGGAAAAGCACCCCCTCAACTTTAGATACAACGACAGTTTAAAAGCGATTGTGGGCAAGGAAACTGCACATTATTATGCGACACAACTCACCTTTTGGTGTTAAAAAAAGTCAGTCGTCCGACGGGCAACCAGTATCATAGAATTAAGTTGCCCGACTGAATATTaggtagagctgggcggtataccgtatataccgttcggtatcggtattatgtcaataccgatttaccgtaccgagcaaatttcaaaatatcgaaatttcggtattaaaaaatatttcccgGAAAGCACTAATACTACATCTGACGAACGTAAACtgggttggtataaatcagacgagagccttgtgtatgaatttcattgtatttagatacaggcatgcatttaaagccgaatataccgaaaatactgctcgatatcggtatcgtGTTCATACCGAATACTGttccgataccgaggtaaatcacccccaaaataccgatatcgataccgaacctcaaatttcaataccgcccagctctaataTTAGGTCATCACAGACGACCGGACAACCGTAAAAATTGAGTGCTGCgttatgtaacaaaacaattattgaccacatctgGACAATAATAGGTTTTATGGACCCATGAAATCCGGATATTTTGACATGTTTATAAGCAAATAAAAAACACGGAGGTGACAAAACTAAACGATGGTactttaatgtgatttgattgCCTGAGAGCTTACGATTTGTCGTGagaaatagaacatgttctaattgGTACGATTCCGACAAGACTTGTCGTGTAAGACTAAAATCGTTGCGATTTGGGCGTTCTCACAGTGTAATTCGATTGCATGTGACAAGTCGGTACGACTAATCGCGTAATGAGAACGCCCCtttagcaattactgtttaatgttttaaaattgtgtagcgatctctgtaACTTATGTAGGAAGTTGCGATGTGATAAAGAACAAAAGGTTCTCTGAACTGATAGACATTTTAACTACAATTGGgagcatgggcgtatggggacttttttatttaggggggctggaagggttgatttgcccgaaattttacccagataaaaactgcccgaatttttcccactgttttgcccgaatttggggaggcaattgccccccctgccccccagggtcgtacgcccatgatTGGGAGTTAGATTGTGTTTTAACTTACTTAGTTTATTTAGGgaaagaaaactaatttttgtcacaatataacataaatcattttgtatatatagagGATGAGTTAAACAATTTTACCAAGACATATCAGTTGCAAAAGCAGCTCTAATTCTTagaataatataaattttaaccTGGGTctttttaatagtttaatatacatgtatcacaagCCCGTATACCAAATGTGGGGCAGGTTATAAGCACCTTTCAAATAGAAAAAAGATCTAGGGCTGAAAGAGATTTTAAAAGAAATCTTAGATAGAATGGacttgtcaaaaaaaaaaaatctgcagcTAAAAGAATCCGACCTTatttgtttatatgcaataaagtttatcTTTATCTATTTTTATCTTTGTCAGCCATTTTGATTATTTCATTTGCCATGTTTTAATTGTGGAAACTCTATCACAAAGTTTCATTGTCAGTTTTCCAGTTTATATTTTTGGGATATTTTCAACAGAATCTTGGAAAAAAGGTTCTGGAAAGGGTTAACCTCATCATTTCAATTATTTGATTTGCTCTTATGATAAATTGTGTTCTTTCgctgttcatatatttataacaataatatattgactgattgcaggatgctcttttGTTCTGTGATTTTTGTGATAAAGGATGTCACATGGCATGTCACAGTCCCCCAATTAAAGAAAAGCCCAAAGGTAAGAATAACCttttttaaagccgcacaccctagttccatccagcgaaaataaaatataatttggttaatctacaaaccagtaacacacttagatcatgtttttatcaaatggagtgaaaaaacaggttttatgtcgataaataccatgggaatccccatgtcccaattgcttgaaataattttgaaagttagtattctgatgttaCCGATAGATgttgctcgaagcacaacaatgcctacgtcacgacaaatttcacagagtgcgcacagacttggggtgcgttcttttcacctctcctggacatgttccaactgttctgtcctggttgtatcccctctccagatatcgtaagacttagcaaaattattggttttaagggtttgtaacgttttgtattgagacacttacttgtctgaactttattgttactgaaaatgttcacgaactgtgaagaaaaatctcacaaatgaacaacaagcaaacaacaacaaatcggatgttgattgcgcgaaccgtgcatgagaaaacaaactgaaccaaaaatgataacggtcacgtggtataccaacgtctgtgacttTTACACAAGAAGATtcgctctaaaaatagattggacctcgcttgcttaacgtttttttctcgagtgcacgCCTGttgttaagaaatacaaaaaatgtatttcgtggttttacaaacatcaggattaccaggattaccaaaaagcacttcaggtgaatggaaatgtgtattctaaataataaaatgtaagtaaagtgcaattttatttgtgaaaaaatgggtttaatagcgaaaaacaacgccgtaatagttaacaactagccgtaactagggcgtgtccctttaatgtatatGCTAAAAGTTAGGAAGATGACAATGGTAGACTCGgggcttgaacttaacaacATTATTTGCCAGTATTTAACGTTTGTATACATTTGAAATTTATGTCTACATAAAGCAAAATCActtttcagtcatgtttatttgttgcaaaagtaacttttaaaaaatcctgCCATTGATAGGCCATTTCACCCATGGcaggattttttaaaagttacttttgcagcaaataaacatgactgaaaagttaaaaaaaattgccatgaGCAACAAAAGTTTGAGTCTGTAGACTCTTTGATTAACAACACTGAAAAACATCGGCTGTAACAATTGCATGTGGGtggtaaaattaataattactttatggagaaaataaaattaaataaaagttgTGATTGCCACAACTTTATGAGATATCGGAGAACATTTTGCTCAGTATTGCGTCACGATTCGCTATACAACTTTTAGATATTGCTAcatacttttaaaacattaaacagtagttgctaatcaattttcagttggctatagaaatattgctaatcatgattttgaagacaaaatgttccctggataTAGCTGcattgtttataattattaaggGGTCGAATCTAGCTGAAGTGGGTAGTGCGAtctcctgaggtgcttgggtcatggtttttccccgttccaaccagtgtcccactaTTGGGATATAGAAGGCTATGCTATgcgctgttctgtctgtgggaaagtgcatataaagatcttgTTGCTAATGGGGGGAtatgtagcagctttcctctaagactacttgtacaaaattaccaaatgtttgacatcctatagccgatgattaattaatgaatcttCGCTagatgttttgttaaacaaaacaaactttctgttTAGAGAATAAGTAGTTAACAATGTAGGATATTAGATTTATTCTGTAATGATGAGAATGGGGAATTTTGTGAGTCATGCCGAGTGGAATTCCCCatttggcctgaacaggataaggCCAACATCCTAAAACATTTACCGTTTATCTAACAGACAACCTCTTTTTTTCAGAGACTGTAAATAATGCATTAATTATCTGTTGAATCCACATTTAATGTCGCAATTTAGTACCATCTCAAAGTGCTCAGAACATTTCACACTAAATTGTGGTGCTTTTCCTTTACACCTTATTACTCGTTTCATCCATTTTAAATTAGTATCAatataatgcaaacaaaaccTGCAATTAAAGAGATTTTTGGATTCATTGGGTCATTTGAAGTGAAGTttatgaagtacatgtagtaaattGTACAAGTTATtaactagtagaaattctggtgaTCTAGTTAATGTTGTTTGGTACTACTATGATGGACAAGggatatatttttccatttatgTACACCTAATTTGGTACACCATGGAAAAATACTCCAACCAATTTTAGTGGACATATATTGTCTTGTTTGAGAGCTGTGGTTTACCATTGCAGGGAAATGGATGTGCATCAATTGTCAAATGGATGGAGTAGAAGAACAAGGAAATGACTCCACACAAGAAGATCCAGAACTGATGGAAtctttgtatacatgtatgatatgtgtgtgtactttaTACACATGAATATACTCAGTGgttggcgggatgtagcccagtgataaagtgcttgtcacttggtgcgcggtcggtgtgggattgatccccatcagtgggccctttgggatattttttgccccagccaatgcaccatgactggaatacctaaggctgtggtatgtggtatcctgtctgggatggtgtgataaaagactccttgctactaatggggaaaaaagatagcaggtttcctctctaagacagtgTCAaactttccaaatgtttgacatccagtagccgatgattaataaattggtgtgctctagtggtttcatcaaacaaaacaaactttatacacAGTGATACTTCTGCATTATAATTTTGACTACCTAGTAAGTAATGTTTACAAGTAGGTCACAAACACTGGTCATTGCAGTTTCAATTACATATGATATGATAAAGAAAGTTTCAAATTTGAGTTCAGACTTGTTTATTTTCCCCATTTATTCAATAAAATACAagggtattttaatttttaaagattaaatcaatTGTGATTTGTATACATATCTAATTATGCTGTTATAAACCTGCGGGTCAACTTAACTAAGGCgtagtaaaaaaaatggtttggttccggttacccgaccgtccctaaatttttggtgccgaccctaaactttttttaaccttttcccCACACTTTTGTTTcccacctgttttatttaataatccattaatatcaatcctaattttcgtcgactctaaaaacaacaactgcagaGAGATGCCACGAGATCTGTCAGTCCAAGATCTTGTTACCAGAAGACCCGGAACACTTCGCGCAATTTTACTTCCGAAGAGTTCCAAATGAAAAGCTTCCGAGAGCCAttcggaactcctcgtacatttccacgaaatataagcgtagcggaatgtgacgaggtgttccgattccttgaatgtcgtttcatttgaaattgatttaaatacatgtgtaatattatttgatttggatgagcacatttttgacattctaCTCTGTAAATGGAAGACGCCATTGACACCACATGCTCTCGGACGTGTTCTTGTACTCATTCGGAACTACTCGGAACTTGTGAATCCaatcttcaaaatgttacgCTAGTTACTGTTAAAAAGCAGAATGATACAAATTTCCAGTCTATTTTGGTAGGGGAATTCCCTAAAACGTAATCGAACTTCTAGAAATACCGAGTTACGATTCAATGTTAAACATAAagagtaaacatgaaaatacccgattatgctgaaaagattacttaaattaaatatttaaacatcaactctatcaatattttgcattttttgacaaataacccctgtatttatgattaaatatgatgatatccatggcatttgaaatgaactggtagtacccaaaaccttaagaaatgacaactcttttcacatttaatagCGTCTGCAatgctgtagttgtgagggggtgtaaccatgttgtggatcagacctttaaaagcaaaaatacaaacctgttttacctctttgtcaacagtgcaaagatactgtgcagtgtccttatggacgaccaaaagggaaactgttttcctgaaaatagttgttttcttttgatatctctgctatgaggatagttagtatggagatctttttgttaacttattttgttaattttttattgacatcttcgttgtgttcatgatgtacattttgttactgcaatactggcaatgaaataggccgggaagatcagtgttgttgctgtagttgtgagggggtgtaaccatgttgtggatcagacctttgatattaaaacttttttccaatgaacaaattatagtgttattttagtgttatcgTAGTTTATAACGTTACCGTGTAGTATTAGACTTGGgtggtgtttacattaataccgATTGTGGTTTGACTAGGTTAcgacatggtttttttttatagaaaataattaatgattctcattagagtatgtattgtcagttgcactgtaacacacagaaagagcttttaatatattaatctgctatactattcaggaaaatgggggggggggggggaagttttccctacctacctaccctatttgtttttggcatgtaacaggaaccaaacaattttttttacttggcctaattaactaattatatatttggtttgTTGCAggatataaaaatttaataatttaatcagCATATTTGACGACAATAGAAAGGTTTGTGTTACAGGCAATTaactaattatttatttgttttgttttagacgATGGTGCCGATGCCTCATTTCCTCCAACTCCGTGTGATTCCGACAGTGATGTACATGATCAGCATGAAAGAGACAGGTTTGTAATTTGATAAAAGTTGATAGGGGTGTTGATAACAATACACCTACCTCACGAtatgatacgtatcacgatacataacccGCGATACGATATGTATCACGATACCTGATGCACAATGTTTTCCCATGTAAACAAGAAGCTGATATTTAGgtgaaatgatttaaaaataagaaataatcaTGGTAAAAGTAGAACACTAATAAAGCACAGTTAATTGTGGAAATACCACAGACATATTGAATTAAGCAGGCACATATTGTCTGCCCACTTCAGTGTTTTACCTTGAAGGAAATAACTTTCAATAAGTACATATCAGTATGAATAGGTGTTGGTAAAttgatacaaaattaaaatatgaattgatacatgaaaaaaatatgaatcATATCGTGTCGTCAGCagtagcaatctaattaaaattagctccactcttacatgtggatctaacagcagcctgttggagctcatgtccagttaacctttcattcgaccaatcaaaaccttacttgcaaaataatgccagtgatttgaaaagaatatgaaaacattcgggattatacAGAGGGTATTCGAAATGATTcgagtgaattacgaagtatgccggaaactaatttcaatataaaatttgttttaaaaaacgtgatggtgtagccataaaatctgtttatactagtaaacaatccagagtttattactgcatttttcccctgtttttttcaatgttgaaatagaccaacaagtttgcctattgcataaatagtctcgcccgatatttttagaatttgtatgctcccgaataacgctataacagccgaagtgtaattggtcgatatttaaattgttatttatagatgaaatgtcacctggacatgggagtccacgcaatgctgttagatctactgttAGTGTACCAGTagtgctaattttaatcagattgtcagCAGTAGTGTCCTGATAATCGATGCATCGGAGTATTGTGACACcccaacaaattattattagaataaatattttttaaatatcaaagaACTGAAATTAATATCTTAATTAAGGATTGATTTGAAGTATTCTATTCCTACAAATTATGACGTAACTTAGAGATTCATTAagatattaataaacataaaaaaagcaTGTCATCCAGTTGttagtattatatttttctttcttattataaGAACATTAAAAAGATCACATCTActttaaacttttgttttttcaaacccaaagaaaaaagaaagaaaacaaagtctCAACACGAGCACTTGTTAATCCATCATTAAGATACTAATACATACTAAAACGTACCGTTCAGCTAGTTGTTACTGTTATTTTTCCTTTAGACCATACTAAACAGTATGTTCTCTTTTAGAAACTTCAAAATAATAAGTTTATTCAAAATGATTGATACTTGGGTTATCCATTAACACACCCaaacataacattattttataaaagtgaTTTTTATTAGTATAAGTTTATGTGGTAGTGTAGGTATAGGAAACTTGAGAAAACTGGTCACTCTAAAGATAAGCACTTCAAAAGTTCACAGAGAATTATGAAGAAACAGTATTGTCGTTGGTGTCATAAACAAACTTACTCTAGAAGTACTTTGAAAGGTGTATGTAAATTCcagattattattttgtataaataatttttaaacgtGTCAATTAAGGTTTCTTTAGTTGATTTAAATACTTGTAATGTATCTTCCTTTTGCCAGTTCATCAGAAAAATCAGAGTTGAACAAATTAAGAAGATCTCCATTAGTGAAAAAACATATGAAGAATGGAAAATTCCCAGATGCCAGTGAATGGACAATCGATGATGTCTACAACTTCTTCTCAGAGATTGGATTTCCAGAGCAAGCCAATGCATTCATAGATcaggtatatttattttagtccttgataTCTGGAGTTAGTTCCCTTAGAACACTGGGGGccaatattgttattgtttttttttagggaaAGTTAAGGCGTGCTTCCAATTCCAGGATTGAAAATAACAGAGGCCTTAGATTTGGACTATATTGTTATCTATTTAACAAATCAAATCCGTATTGGTTTGTCCGatttaaattacaaatgttttaaataagatATTCTGTAACAACAGAGTTAAATTTACATATCTTCAACAGATTGATTtaccagttgtttttaaaatagaaaaacTTTGCGAATACAACATACTTTCAGCTGTAGGTGATTCTGGTTTAGCTAATCACTATATTGTGATTTTAAATGCATATTCCATTGAGGTTGTTAACTTGCGCTGACTAGACTTCTTGAATTGCATtctgatgttttattttaggaGATAGATGGGAAGTCGTTACTGCTGATGAAGCGAAGTGATGTCTTGACTGGCATGTCATTTAAACTTGGGCCAGCCTTGAAGATTTACCAGTATGTCGAAGGTCTGCAGATGGCAGGTTGTTCATGACGAATTCAGATTCTTTGTGACTGAAGAATACAGAATTATGTCGTTCCGGTTGTGTGTGTCAAGAGAATGTTGAATAAATAACACTATAGGTCACATGTTGAATGGATTGACAATGACTTTTCAAACAGTTTTAATGATTTATATTCTTTGTGCGAAAATGTGAATTATTGCTTGTGCTAGGTTGTGTTTCAtgaaattaaaagttatttatgcAAGAACATTAAATGTGATATCTTGTGCTTTGTGATTTTTAAGAACATTAGTTAAATTACTATAGGTGGTTGTTGGTGCTTCATGACTCTCACTGTcactctctctcatatatatgaagggtccaAAGGAATAACCGTTTGGTGTTTTAAGATAATTGAACTTAAAGTTTACAACTCTGTAATAATTCAGTTGTGAAATATTTAGTTCCAGTGTTGGTAATGTTCAGTTAAAACAGACCAGTAGAAAAACCTGAATGCCAAAAATCATAAATGTAAAagatatagtttaaaatatgtattgtaATAGCTTTGGTATCATGATGATCACATCACTGTATAACAAAAACGAGATAATTTTAGTTGTTCaccaatatattttctgtgttATGATATACATTTCAAATAATTCAGCAGTTCTACATGTTATACATTTcaaataattcaaaaattatACACGTTATAAATTTCATATAATTCAGCAGTTCTACACGTTTTacaattcaaataaaaacaacagttCTACATGTTACACATTTCAAATAATTCAGCAGTTATACATTTCAAATAATTCAGCAGTTCTACATCTCCTTTACCTATAGTCAGTATGTTGAATGAGACCTTGGATGGAAAAttttaattaactaaaacaatgacaaaatcattactagttaatatacaaaatcaataatttcATTACCTTCAAATTTAAGaggtaaaattgtttttatgttcatctTCATCAGtctccatttttaaaaatagtgttaTTTCATAAATACGTCTCCTATTCGTCCCATCCAGAACActtgtttattgaaaataattttatgtttgattttaaaatattcttgtCCAACactaaaattgtcaaaattgtccAAATAACAACGTGTGGAGAAGAGGTGAAAGTAAACCAAATTTCATGATGTCTACCCACAGCTATATTAAGTGCTTTGTATTGTTTCGGTTggtttaatttttagttttttcaatTCATTACTGCTTAAAATGACCTGCCTTTGTTGATCCACTTTATCTACACATGTTTTACAGAGACCACATAAACGACAATTTGCACCATGACCTCGTAAGTTACAACCCAGTATTGGTATCCCTAAGAgctcttttaaaaatgtcaataTAACTGATACTGTTTTTCCAATTTGACGCTGTTCTCTCAAAAGTATGTCACATTTTGCATCAGAACTGATCATTGTAAATTCATCTACCGTGGCCAGTTTTTCATACGAACGACATGCTGCCATGTCGACAGATTTCGCACGTGCTTTGCTAAGCGCATACTTGTCGGCTAACCAAAGAATATGTACCAGTTTTTTGTCACTTAAACACGTTTGCTCCAGACAGTACAGAAGTGTCTCGTCCGATTTTCGTTTTATGTACTGAACTTGGTATTCTTCTGCCAAAGGCAGCACAGCATCCACGTTATCAAAGTTGACCGGTTTCATTGAATGCGGGTAAAAACAAAGCAAGAACTCGAGAAAATCGTCGTACTTCTTTCCCGGAAGTGGGATTTCCTCATCTTGTTTTTCCTTGAAGTCCGACTCGAACATGGCTTCGAAAACTGGTGACGCCAGGGAAAGAATCGTTTTATTGACATACATACGCTTGTCATCCACAATCAGAACAATGTCACTTTTAACACTGGGTTCACTGAATAAGTCTGCCATAACTAGGTAGTACAAGGACAATTTAAGAGTTTTACAATACTCGTAATATAGTCCGTCGTCCGATATCGAAAGGAATAAACCTACTTTCAGTTTAACCGGAAATGCAATTTCAACCCAGTCCTGAGTTTAGCCAACGAACGTTTCTCTAacattcgcgaactatttgattggttcccgacttGGCTATTTGGTTTAACgagaagcgcataaaccagtcttttttacaaagcgcttcatttgcacgctttgcatgtgtattccatgttcccaatgctgaatttccgtataattggagcttgcgttcgtgtacggtgcacactccaaattcgacaatggtacgacgtcaacggactatcgaagatcgaggaagggctattgcttggcttcaggatggcaatacgcaaagaaatgttgctctgagacttggtgtcagtcagagtgtcgttggccgactgtggcaacggtaccaagcaacgaattctgttcgaaatcgtccacgttcgggaagaccccgaagcactacaaatagagaggaccgctacatcaccaatatggctctacgtcaacgcacaaccactgcacgccgattacgtgacaatctgcggactgcgactggaactcgagtgtctgatcaaaccatacgcaatcgtctgagagccaataatctacgctgccgtcgccaggctgttcgaccaccactcctaccacgtcacagaacggccagacgtcactggtgcacgcttcat
The sequence above is drawn from the Gigantopelta aegis isolate Gae_Host chromosome 6, Gae_host_genome, whole genome shotgun sequence genome and encodes:
- the LOC121374390 gene encoding BTB and MATH domain-containing protein 38-like, translating into MADLFSEPSVKSDIVLIVDDKRMYVNKTILSLASPVFEAMFESDFKEKQDEEIPLPGKKYDDFLEFLLCFYPHSMKPVNFDNVDAVLPLAEEYQVQYIKRKSDETLLYCLEQTCLSDKKLVHILWLADKYALSKARAKSVDMAACRSYEKLATVFLLVCFN